One Xenopus tropicalis strain Nigerian chromosome 8, UCB_Xtro_10.0, whole genome shotgun sequence genomic window carries:
- the LOC116406642 gene encoding nuclear receptor-interacting protein 3-like — translation MQGLGRDTQNRDSPKREKDLRGSAILHQQRRLKQATQFVHKDSADLLPLDQLRRLGTSKDLQPHSVIQRRLMGGSLSIESDNPVFPTSPCNRGRDAPPQGDETIQPTKLGEETPGCWKEQALLIPCKSFLLDLNIYYCCVL, via the exons ATGCAGGGACTTGGGAGAGACACACAGAACAGGGACTCCCCAAAGAGGGAGAAGGATCTGAGGGGCTCAGCAATACTGCACCAGCAGAGACGCCTCAAACAAGCCACGCAGTTTGTGCACAAAGACTCTGCGGATCTTCTGCCACTGGACCAGCTGCGGAGACTGGGGACCAGTAAAGACCTG CAGCCACACAGTGTGATCCAGAGACGGCTCATGGGGGGCAGCCTGAGCATCGAAAgcgataaccctgtatttccaacTTCCCCGTGCAACAGGGGGAGAGACGCACCCCCCCAGGGTGATGAGACGATACAGCCAACTAAGTTGGGTGAGGAGACCCCCGGTTGCTGGAAGGAACAAGCTCTACTCATACCCTGCAAG